A single window of Gambusia affinis linkage group LG18, SWU_Gaff_1.0, whole genome shotgun sequence DNA harbors:
- the LOC122820539 gene encoding uncharacterized protein LOC122820539 — protein sequence MALPADGSPMLEGLPDNGKEHGKLWLNEADPPSNLSFGTVCPSNFIFKSGLDKQKQPILRPKKSRPIGTLQHQQVGFKEDEASLTSGRAWRTMKKVDAAKEDGPPSKLSFGTVLPSSFKFTCGLDQKQEPDMRPEDSSPISISPQPPAGWKDTLVSSDRPRRTTKKVNAAKEDDPSSKPSHQVGLKEDAAHVTSVTGKNRERTKDSDAEEQPPAQRTKISLPPRGDLFAKFRPGAEDPAKRTRDSVTEEEVAAKRTNHSDQVIQSILERLAWRCEKEWGNKAHPSSSLLHPRCRREFEEPTQFLPYLSLSPRMSCEDPFLSSPDSSPSSLTHCEDPILSPCVFSPPPQMPCENPILSHIEEEQIPSTSGGIIARGSSKNVWFRPNYVLSSDSD from the coding sequence ATGGCGCTTCCAGCAGATGGATCCCCAATGTTGGAGGGACTTCCAGACAATGGTAAGGAACACGGTAAGTTGTGGTTAAATGAAGCCGACCCACCATCAAACCTTAGTTTTGGTACCGTGTGTCCTTCCAACTTCATATTTAAATCTGGACttgacaaacagaaacagccCATTTTGCGTCCAAAGAAGTCTAGACCTATCGGTACCCTGCAACATCAGCAGGTAGGTTTTAAAGAGGACGAGGCTTCTTTGACTTCAGGCCGAGCCTGGAGAACAATGAAGAAGGTGGATGCTGCGAAGGAGGACGGCCCACCATCAAAGCTTAGTTTTGGTACCGTGCTTCCTTCCAGCTTTAAATTCACATGTGGACTTGACCAAAAGCAAGAGCCCGATATGCGTCCAGAGGACTCCAGTCCTATCAGTATCTCGCCACAGCCTCCGGCAGGTTGGAAAGATACTTTAGTATCTTCTGACCGCCCCAGGAGAACTACAAAGAAGGTGAATGCTGCAAAGGAGGATGACCCATCATCAAAGCCTAGTCATCAGGTAGGTTTGAAAGAGGACGCGGCTCATGTGACATCTGTGACTggcaaaaacagagagaggacaAAGGACAGTGATGCTGAAGAGCAGCCCCCTGCCCAGAGGACTAAGATCTCTCTTCCTCCAAGGGGTGACCTTTTCGCCAAGTTCCGCCCTGGCGCAGAAGACCCTGCCAAGAGGACCAGGGACAGTGTTACTGAAGAGGAAGTTGCCGCCAAGAGGACCAACCATAGTGATCAGGTCATTCAAAGCATCCTCGAACGGTTGGCATGGAGATGTGAAAAAGAATGGGGGAACAAGGCCCATCCATCAAGCTCTCTTTTGCATCCCCGGTGTAGGAGGGAATTTGAAGAACCCACTCAGTTTCTCCCTTACCTCAGTCTCTCACCAAGGATGTCGTGTGAGGATCCTTTTCTCTCATCCCCTGACTCCAGTCCCTCATCATTGACACACTGTGAAGATCCCATTTTGTCACCCTGTGTTTTCAGTCCCCCGCCACAGATGCCATGTGAGAATCCCATTCTGTCACACATAGAAGAGGAACAAATACCTTCAACATCTGGCGGAATTATAGCAAGAGGGAGTTCCAAGAACGTGTGGTTTAGACCTAACTACGTCTTGTCAAGTGACTCTGATTAG